Proteins encoded by one window of Paraburkholderia terrae:
- a CDS encoding nuclear transport factor 2 family protein produces MSKTTDVPDLVRRCFAAYQHKDRAAIEAILADDFHFTSPRDDHIDRREYFERCWPFNEQVEFFQIEKLFSEGNEAFVRYACKPMNREAFRNTEFFRVENGKIVEVQVYFGSPANDVSAD; encoded by the coding sequence ATGAGCAAGACCACGGATGTTCCCGATCTGGTTCGCCGCTGCTTCGCGGCGTATCAGCACAAGGACCGTGCTGCGATCGAAGCGATCCTCGCCGACGATTTTCATTTCACGAGTCCACGCGACGATCATATCGACCGGCGCGAATACTTCGAACGCTGCTGGCCGTTCAACGAACAAGTCGAGTTCTTTCAGATCGAGAAGCTGTTCAGCGAAGGCAACGAAGCGTTCGTGCGTTATGCGTGCAAGCCGATGAATCGCGAGGCGTTTCGCAACACCGAGTTCTTCCGGGTCGAGAACGGCAAGATCGTCGAAGTGCAGGTCTATTTCGGTTCGCCCGCGAACGACGTATCGGCGGATTGA
- a CDS encoding flavin reductase family protein codes for MQSFRQPVDLARATRLLNHGPVTLITSAHDGRSNVMAASWAMPLDFTPPKLVVVIDAKTLTRQLVEASGVFGLQLPTRGFARHTLAVGSNAGVEIDKFTALQLETFPAEKIDVPMLEGCVAWFECKVIPDDAQRHDLILAEVVACYADSRVYSDNRWHFGDDHDMRTCHYVAGGTFFETGDTFEVEAAPVGGTR; via the coding sequence ATGCAATCATTCCGGCAACCCGTCGATCTGGCGCGCGCGACGCGCCTTCTGAACCATGGTCCCGTCACGTTGATCACGAGCGCACACGACGGGCGCTCGAACGTGATGGCGGCTTCGTGGGCCATGCCGCTGGATTTCACGCCGCCGAAACTCGTCGTCGTGATCGACGCGAAGACATTGACGCGTCAACTGGTCGAAGCGAGCGGCGTATTCGGCCTGCAACTCCCCACGCGCGGCTTCGCGCGCCATACGCTCGCGGTCGGCTCGAACGCCGGCGTCGAAATCGACAAGTTCACCGCGCTCCAGCTCGAGACGTTTCCGGCCGAAAAGATCGACGTGCCGATGCTGGAAGGGTGTGTGGCGTGGTTCGAATGCAAGGTGATTCCCGACGACGCCCAGCGGCACGATCTGATCCTCGCCGAAGTGGTCGCGTGCTACGCGGACAGCCGCGTCTACTCGGACAACCGCTGGCACTTCGGCGACGATCACGACATGCGCACCTGCCATTACGTCGCGGGCGGCACGTTCTTCGAAACGGGCGACACATTCGAAGTCGAAGCAGCGCCCGTTGGCGGCACGCGCTGA
- a CDS encoding YXWGXW repeat-containing protein, which produces MNSTMNGLNLKSTKLRALLAATLCASTLSACYVVEPARPAQPAPVAEVIPAAPAPGYRWVKGHYRWEGNHWAWVPGHWRPV; this is translated from the coding sequence ATGAACTCGACGATGAATGGCCTGAACCTGAAATCTACGAAACTGCGCGCGCTGCTGGCGGCCACGCTCTGCGCATCGACACTTTCCGCCTGCTATGTCGTCGAGCCCGCACGGCCGGCGCAGCCCGCGCCCGTCGCGGAGGTGATACCCGCGGCGCCTGCGCCGGGGTATCGGTGGGTGAAGGGTCACTATCGCTGGGAAGGCAATCACTGGGCATGGGTGCCGGGGCACTGGCGGCCCGTTTGA
- a CDS encoding dienelactone hydrolase family protein, which yields MAGSFIEVAARDGGRFNAYMARPAQGSGPGLVLLQEIFGINDYLKQTADRYAEEGYVVLVPDLFWRMQPNVVLGYDGDDMKRALDFHAKFDVDLAVQDIAATLDALRALPEQQGKIGTVGYCLGGKLAMLAAARTDVDCAVSYYGVGLEAYLDEVKNIRCPMVFHFPENDAYCPPPVREQIMTALRAHPNIEQYVYPGCDHAFAAPARPQYDKPAALMAYSRTLALLRKVLGPIYDLNTLWEQHCYFEFATRDVEAVMPTMVTQPYVNHVPTMTGGVGYDNLKRFYTNHFVNSNPPDTKLIPISRTIGSDRIVDEFIFACTHSCEIDWLLPGVAPTGKYFEVPMLAVVCFRGDKLYNEHIYWDQASVLVQVGLLDPKGLPVAGIESARKLLDEKLPSNRLMGDKWSA from the coding sequence ATGGCCGGTTCCTTTATCGAAGTCGCCGCTCGCGATGGCGGCCGTTTCAACGCGTACATGGCGCGCCCCGCGCAGGGGTCCGGTCCGGGCCTCGTTCTGCTGCAAGAGATTTTCGGCATCAACGACTATCTGAAGCAAACGGCCGACCGTTACGCCGAAGAAGGCTATGTCGTGCTCGTTCCCGATCTGTTCTGGCGCATGCAGCCGAATGTCGTGCTCGGCTACGACGGCGACGACATGAAACGCGCGCTCGACTTCCACGCGAAGTTCGATGTCGATCTCGCCGTGCAGGATATTGCCGCGACGCTCGATGCGTTACGCGCGCTGCCCGAGCAACAAGGCAAGATCGGCACGGTCGGCTATTGCCTCGGCGGCAAGCTCGCGATGCTCGCGGCTGCGCGCACGGACGTCGATTGTGCCGTGAGCTATTACGGCGTCGGGCTCGAAGCGTATCTGGACGAAGTGAAGAACATTCGTTGCCCGATGGTGTTTCACTTCCCCGAGAACGACGCGTACTGCCCGCCGCCCGTGCGCGAGCAGATCATGACCGCGCTTCGCGCGCATCCCAACATCGAGCAGTATGTGTATCCCGGCTGCGATCACGCGTTTGCCGCGCCCGCGCGCCCGCAATACGACAAGCCCGCCGCGCTGATGGCGTACTCGCGCACGCTCGCGCTGCTGCGCAAGGTGCTTGGCCCAATCTACGATCTGAATACGCTGTGGGAACAGCACTGCTACTTCGAGTTCGCGACGCGCGACGTCGAAGCCGTGATGCCGACGATGGTCACGCAACCGTACGTCAACCACGTGCCAACCATGACGGGCGGCGTCGGTTATGACAATCTCAAGCGCTTTTACACGAATCACTTCGTCAATTCGAATCCGCCGGACACGAAGCTGATTCCGATTTCGCGGACCATCGGTTCCGATCGCATCGTCGACGAATTCATCTTCGCCTGCACGCATAGTTGCGAGATCGACTGGCTCCTGCCGGGCGTCGCGCCGACGGGCAAATACTTCGAGGTGCCGATGCTCGCCGTCGTCTGTTTTCGCGGCGACAAGCTATATAACGAGCATATCTATTGGGATCAGGCTTCCGTGCTCGTGCAGGTCGGCTTGCTCGATCCGAAGGGCTTGCCCGTTGCGGGCATTGAAAGCGCTCGCAAGCTGCTCGATGAGAAGCTGCCGTCCAATCGGTTGATGGGCGACAAGTGGTCGGCATGA
- a CDS encoding glutathione S-transferase produces the protein MLTVHHLNNSRSQRVLWLLEELGVPYEIKRYQRDPKTMLAPPELRAIHPLGKSPVVTDDGQTLAESAAIIEYLLERYGQGRFEPAAGTPDRQKFRYWMHYAEGSAMPPLLLKLVALRIGSAPMPFFAKPIAKKISSTLQSTFIDPQIALHMSFIEDSLRKTGYFVGSEFTAADIQMSFPLEAATARGNRDAKYPSVARFLDTIHARPAYQRALERGGKYDLLS, from the coding sequence ATGCTCACCGTCCACCACCTGAACAACTCCCGTTCGCAGCGCGTGCTGTGGCTGCTCGAAGAACTGGGCGTGCCGTACGAAATCAAGCGTTACCAGCGCGATCCGAAGACGATGCTCGCGCCGCCCGAACTGCGGGCCATTCATCCCCTCGGCAAGTCGCCCGTCGTCACTGATGATGGTCAGACCCTCGCTGAATCCGCCGCGATCATCGAGTATCTGCTCGAACGTTATGGACAAGGCCGCTTCGAACCGGCTGCCGGCACGCCCGACCGCCAGAAGTTCAGATACTGGATGCACTATGCGGAAGGCTCTGCGATGCCGCCGCTGTTGCTGAAGCTGGTTGCGCTGCGCATCGGCAGCGCGCCAATGCCGTTCTTCGCGAAGCCGATTGCGAAGAAGATTTCGTCGACGTTGCAATCCACCTTCATCGATCCGCAGATTGCGCTGCATATGAGTTTTATCGAAGATTCGCTGCGCAAAACCGGCTATTTTGTCGGCAGCGAATTCACGGCCGCCGATATTCAAATGAGCTTCCCGCTCGAAGCCGCCACCGCTCGCGGCAACCGCGATGCGAAATATCCGTCGGTCGCTCGTTTTCTCGACACGATTCATGCCCGGCCCGCCTATCAGCGCGCGCTAGAACGCGGCGGCAAGTACGATTTATTGAGCTGA
- a CDS encoding VOC family protein, which produces MSTPAVKPIPEGMHTLTPHIIVAGAAEAIEFYKKAFNAVEQVRLPGPGGKIMHAQLKIGDSTLMLVDEMPDCGNGASFGPKELKGTPVVLHLYVNDADATIAQAAAAGAKVIMPATDMFWGDRYGQVEDPFGHRWSVATHKRDVTPDEMKSAMEQMAQGRQ; this is translated from the coding sequence ATGTCCACGCCAGCCGTCAAGCCCATCCCCGAAGGGATGCACACGTTGACACCGCACATCATCGTTGCGGGCGCGGCCGAAGCAATCGAGTTCTACAAGAAAGCGTTCAATGCAGTCGAGCAGGTGCGCCTGCCCGGTCCCGGCGGCAAGATCATGCACGCGCAGCTGAAAATTGGCGATTCGACGCTGATGCTGGTCGACGAAATGCCCGATTGCGGCAACGGCGCGTCGTTCGGGCCGAAGGAACTGAAGGGCACGCCCGTCGTGCTGCATCTGTATGTCAACGACGCGGACGCCACCATCGCACAGGCAGCGGCAGCGGGCGCGAAGGTCATCATGCCTGCCACCGACATGTTCTGGGGCGACCGTTACGGACAGGTCGAAGATCCGTTCGGCCACCGCTGGTCCGTCGCGACGCACAAGCGCGACGTCACGCCCGACGAAATGAAATCGGCGATGGAGCAGATGGCGCAAGGCCGTCAATAA
- a CDS encoding GNAT family N-acetyltransferase, translating to MVQRVNEYGQAIGEPMPQWQPAKAPGNQPMTGRYCRLERVDVERHGDDLYDAYSAAPDGRDWTYLSVGPFDTREAYRDFLASCAASPDPLHHTVIDLATGKAIGTLSLMRIDKANGVIEVGFVVFSQRLQKTRMATESIFLLMQRVFDELGYRRFEWKCDSLNAPSRAAAARFGFTYEGIFRQAVTYKGRNRDTAWFSIIDSEWPALRAGFAQWLDEANFDVQGTQRRTLQACIAAQHP from the coding sequence GTGGTGCAACGAGTCAACGAATACGGCCAGGCTATCGGCGAACCCATGCCACAGTGGCAGCCCGCGAAGGCACCAGGCAATCAGCCGATGACAGGCCGCTACTGCCGGCTGGAACGGGTCGACGTCGAACGCCACGGGGACGATCTGTACGACGCCTACAGCGCCGCGCCCGACGGCCGCGACTGGACCTATCTTTCGGTAGGCCCGTTCGACACGCGGGAAGCGTACCGCGACTTCCTCGCCTCCTGCGCGGCTTCCCCCGACCCGCTGCATCACACCGTCATCGATCTCGCGACGGGCAAAGCCATCGGCACGCTTTCGCTGATGCGGATCGACAAGGCGAACGGCGTGATCGAAGTCGGCTTCGTCGTGTTTTCGCAGCGTCTGCAAAAGACGCGCATGGCAACGGAATCCATCTTCCTGTTGATGCAGCGCGTATTCGACGAACTCGGCTACCGGCGCTTCGAATGGAAATGCGATTCGCTGAATGCGCCTTCGCGCGCCGCAGCGGCCCGCTTCGGCTTCACGTACGAAGGTATCTTCCGCCAGGCCGTGACTTACAAAGGCCGTAACCGCGATACGGCGTGGTTCTCGATCATCGACAGCGAATGGCCGGCGCTGCGCGCCGGCTTCGCGCAATGGCTCGACGAAGCGAACTTCGACGTGCAGGGCACACAGCGGCGCACGTTACAGGCGTGCATTGCGGCACAACACCCGTAA
- a CDS encoding type II toxin-antitoxin system PemK/MazF family toxin: MKNGVPEIGDVWWMSLEPVVGHEQGGSYPRPVVVLSHDEHNGPAQRIVAVPCTSKIRGFSTEIPVSALSKPCVALIDQITTLDWVARRGEFREERIAQPELDAIRRSLKAFLMM; this comes from the coding sequence ATGAAGAACGGCGTTCCCGAAATCGGCGATGTGTGGTGGATGAGTCTCGAACCCGTGGTCGGGCACGAGCAGGGCGGCAGTTATCCTCGGCCCGTGGTGGTGTTGTCGCACGACGAGCACAACGGTCCCGCACAGCGCATTGTCGCCGTGCCGTGTACGTCGAAGATACGCGGCTTTTCGACGGAGATTCCCGTCTCCGCGTTGTCAAAGCCGTGCGTCGCGCTGATCGACCAGATCACCACGCTCGACTGGGTGGCGCGGCGCGGTGAATTCAGGGAAGAGCGGATCGCGCAGCCAGAACTGGATGCGATCCGCCGCAGTTTGAAAGCATTCCTGATGATGTAA
- a CDS encoding DHA2 family efflux MFS transporter permease subunit yields MTHNIEGKKRWLALIVLCMGVLMIVLDTTIVNVALPSIAADLGFSETALVWVVNAYMLTFGGFLLLGGRLGDLYGHRKLFLAGITLFTLASLACGLANSQVMLVCARAIQGLGGAVVSAVSLSLIMNLFTEEGERAKAMGVYGFVCAGGGSIGVLLGGLLTNLLSWHWIFLVNLPIGIAVYGACIALMPAGRGHAHGERLDVAGATTVTASLMLAVYAIVNGNEAGWLSAQTVGLIVIALALLGAFLVIEARVAHPLMPLKLFTLRNVATANVVGVLWAAAMFAWFFISALYLQRVLAYAPLQVGLAFLPANLIMGFFSLGLSARMVMRFGIRRPLAVGLFLAALGLLLFARAPVDGHFVVDVLPGMVLLGVGAGVAFNPMLLAAMSDVDPADSGLASGIVNTSFMMGGALGLAVLASLAAAQSANSGAQQADTPAALASGYHVAFLVGAIFAAMAATIGGALLRAASPSAAQRERDDDTLKQQMEQSP; encoded by the coding sequence ATGACGCATAACATCGAAGGCAAAAAACGCTGGCTTGCACTGATCGTGCTATGCATGGGCGTGCTGATGATCGTGCTCGATACGACGATCGTCAACGTCGCCCTGCCGTCGATCGCGGCCGATCTGGGCTTCTCCGAAACCGCGCTCGTGTGGGTCGTCAATGCGTACATGCTGACCTTCGGCGGCTTTTTACTGCTCGGCGGACGGCTCGGCGATCTGTACGGACACCGCAAGCTCTTCCTCGCGGGCATTACGCTGTTCACGCTGGCGTCGCTCGCATGCGGACTCGCGAACTCGCAGGTCATGCTGGTTTGTGCCCGCGCGATTCAAGGTCTGGGTGGCGCGGTCGTGTCTGCCGTCTCGCTGTCGCTCATCATGAATCTGTTCACCGAAGAGGGCGAGCGCGCCAAGGCGATGGGCGTCTACGGCTTCGTGTGCGCGGGCGGCGGCAGCATCGGCGTGCTGCTCGGCGGATTGCTGACCAATCTGCTGAGCTGGCACTGGATCTTTCTCGTCAATCTGCCCATCGGAATCGCCGTGTATGGGGCTTGCATCGCGCTGATGCCGGCGGGCCGCGGACACGCGCATGGCGAACGGCTCGACGTTGCGGGCGCGACTACCGTGACTGCGTCGCTGATGCTGGCCGTCTACGCGATCGTCAACGGCAACGAGGCGGGTTGGCTGTCCGCACAAACCGTCGGCCTGATCGTCATCGCGCTGGCGCTGCTCGGTGCGTTTCTCGTCATCGAGGCGCGCGTCGCGCACCCGTTGATGCCGCTCAAGCTCTTCACGTTGCGCAATGTCGCGACGGCCAACGTAGTCGGCGTGTTGTGGGCGGCGGCGATGTTCGCGTGGTTCTTCATCTCCGCGCTTTATTTACAGCGCGTGCTCGCCTACGCGCCGCTTCAGGTCGGCCTCGCATTTCTGCCCGCGAACCTCATCATGGGCTTCTTCTCGCTCGGCCTGTCGGCGCGCATGGTGATGCGCTTCGGCATCCGGAGGCCGCTCGCCGTTGGTCTCTTTCTCGCGGCACTCGGGCTGCTGCTGTTTGCGCGCGCCCCCGTCGATGGACACTTCGTCGTCGATGTGTTGCCCGGCATGGTGTTGCTCGGCGTGGGCGCGGGCGTCGCGTTCAATCCGATGCTGCTCGCCGCGATGAGCGATGTCGATCCGGCCGATTCCGGGCTCGCGTCGGGCATCGTCAACACGTCGTTCATGATGGGCGGCGCATTGGGACTCGCAGTGTTGGCGAGTCTCGCGGCTGCGCAATCGGCGAACAGCGGTGCGCAGCAAGCCGATACGCCCGCTGCGCTCGCGAGCGGCTATCACGTTGCGTTTCTCGTCGGCGCGATCTTTGCAGCCATGGCTGCGACGATCGGCGGCGCCTTGCTGCGGGCCGCCTCACCCTCCGCCGCGCAACGGGAGCGCGACGACGACACGTTGAAGCAGCAAATGGAGCAATCGCCATGA
- a CDS encoding AbrB/MazE/SpoVT family DNA-binding domain-containing protein, whose protein sequence is MAIQTIKRWGNSLAVRIPASLAEELHLREDQEVDMVVADGALVATPAIRTFNWDEYREQLAARPGDVHPTINLGVAVGSELADPTDQDDW, encoded by the coding sequence ATGGCTATTCAGACAATCAAGCGGTGGGGCAACAGTCTTGCGGTGCGCATTCCCGCAAGCCTGGCGGAGGAACTGCACCTGCGCGAAGATCAGGAAGTCGACATGGTGGTAGCGGATGGAGCGCTCGTCGCAACGCCCGCCATCAGGACGTTCAATTGGGACGAGTATCGCGAGCAACTCGCGGCGCGGCCCGGCGACGTGCATCCGACCATCAATCTTGGCGTGGCTGTGGGTTCCGAACTTGCCGATCCAACGGACCAGGACGACTGGTAA
- a CDS encoding GNAT family N-acetyltransferase: protein MNPSVLELETDRLILRPHVREDFDESYALWSDETVTRFIGGKPFSREEVWSRLLRYAGHWALLGYGYWVIREKNSGRFVGEIGFADYQRDIEPPLGAPEIGWALMPSMHGIGYATEAVRGALTWADAKWPERETVCIIAPDNVASRRVAAKCGYVEARQATYKGHPTGVFCRAV from the coding sequence ATGAATCCTTCCGTCCTTGAGCTTGAAACCGATCGTCTGATCTTGCGTCCGCATGTTCGCGAGGACTTCGACGAGAGCTACGCGCTGTGGTCCGATGAGACCGTTACGCGCTTTATCGGCGGAAAGCCGTTCAGCCGCGAAGAGGTATGGTCGCGGCTGCTGCGCTATGCCGGGCACTGGGCGCTGCTCGGCTACGGCTACTGGGTGATCCGCGAGAAAAACAGCGGCCGGTTCGTCGGCGAGATCGGCTTTGCGGACTACCAGCGCGACATCGAGCCGCCGCTCGGCGCACCCGAGATCGGCTGGGCGTTGATGCCGTCGATGCATGGCATCGGCTATGCGACGGAAGCCGTGCGCGGCGCGCTGACTTGGGCCGATGCGAAATGGCCTGAGCGTGAGACCGTGTGCATCATCGCGCCGGACAACGTGGCGTCGCGGCGGGTTGCTGCGAAATGCGGCTACGTCGAGGCGCGGCAGGCGACATACAAAGGGCATCCGACCGGGGTGTTTTGCCGCGCTGTCTAG
- a CDS encoding VOC family protein, with the protein MDKIATCLWFDGNAEEAVRFYTGIFGNSSIGDITHYGESMPGKAGEVLTITFHLEGREFLALNGGPQYKFSPAISMFVKCESQEEVDTLWDKLLEGGGSPVQCGWLTDRYGVSWQIVPTAMMKFLTDKDQTKVQRAMQAMMQMVKLDVKALEAAFNGQ; encoded by the coding sequence ATGGACAAGATTGCCACGTGCCTGTGGTTCGACGGCAATGCGGAGGAAGCCGTCCGGTTCTACACGGGCATCTTCGGGAATTCGAGCATCGGCGACATCACGCATTACGGCGAGTCGATGCCCGGCAAGGCGGGTGAAGTGCTGACGATCACCTTCCATCTGGAAGGCCGCGAATTCCTCGCGTTGAACGGCGGCCCGCAGTACAAGTTTTCTCCGGCGATTTCGATGTTCGTGAAGTGCGAATCGCAAGAGGAAGTCGACACGTTGTGGGACAAGCTGCTCGAAGGCGGCGGCTCGCCGGTGCAATGTGGCTGGCTGACGGACCGGTACGGCGTGTCGTGGCAGATCGTGCCGACCGCGATGATGAAGTTTCTGACGGACAAGGATCAGACGAAGGTTCAACGCGCGATGCAGGCCATGATGCAAATGGTGAAGCTCGACGTAAAGGCGCTCGAAGCGGCTTTTAACGGGCAGTGA
- a CDS encoding DUF2252 domain-containing protein, with the protein MLDVADEIARFNAGRDPDRLAMKYARMRASPFVFLRGTCHLFYKRLSKGTVLDGSPHAWICGDMHLENFGSYKGDNRLIYFDINDFDEACLAPCLYEMIRLLSSVLVAADDLKLSRAEALALCHTLTDAYAAALRFGKARWIEEETAEGMVGELFAALHQRSRVDHLNRRTELKGKKRTLRVDGKKALPVTADARAKVVAFMNDFAKREPNPQFYEIIDVARRIAGTGSLGVERYVILVEGKGSPDGNYLLDMKLALPSATAPNVHTPQPKWGSEAERVVEIQRRNQVVSQAFLHAVEFEQRPFVLRGLQPSEDRVALDNWNGKLPRLESVVRNMAELVAWAHFRSSGRQTSAIADDLIAFGEDSKWQLPLIELATQCEAQVVSDWKAYCEAFDRGAFTLKAKA; encoded by the coding sequence ATGCTCGACGTTGCTGATGAAATCGCCCGGTTCAATGCGGGCCGTGACCCCGACCGCCTCGCGATGAAATACGCGCGCATGCGCGCGTCGCCATTCGTGTTTCTGCGCGGAACCTGTCATCTGTTCTACAAGCGTCTGTCCAAAGGCACGGTGCTGGACGGCTCGCCGCACGCGTGGATCTGCGGCGACATGCATCTGGAGAATTTCGGCAGCTACAAGGGCGATAACCGGCTCATCTATTTCGACATCAATGATTTCGACGAGGCGTGTCTTGCGCCGTGCCTGTACGAAATGATCCGTCTGCTGTCGAGCGTGCTGGTGGCCGCCGACGACCTGAAGCTTAGTCGCGCCGAGGCGCTCGCGCTGTGCCACACACTTACCGACGCCTACGCCGCCGCGCTGCGTTTTGGCAAGGCGCGCTGGATCGAAGAGGAGACGGCCGAGGGCATGGTCGGCGAACTGTTCGCGGCTTTGCATCAGCGCTCGCGCGTCGATCACCTGAACCGGCGCACCGAATTGAAGGGGAAAAAGCGGACGCTGCGCGTCGACGGCAAGAAGGCGCTGCCTGTCACGGCCGACGCACGCGCCAAGGTCGTCGCGTTCATGAACGATTTCGCGAAGCGCGAGCCGAATCCGCAGTTCTACGAGATCATCGACGTCGCGCGCCGCATTGCCGGTACGGGCAGTCTGGGCGTCGAGCGCTATGTGATTCTCGTCGAAGGCAAGGGCTCGCCCGACGGCAATTACCTGCTCGACATGAAGCTGGCTTTGCCGTCCGCCACCGCGCCGAACGTCCATACGCCGCAGCCCAAATGGGGCAGCGAGGCCGAGCGCGTCGTCGAGATTCAGAGGCGCAATCAGGTGGTGTCGCAGGCCTTTCTGCATGCCGTCGAGTTCGAACAGCGGCCGTTCGTGCTGCGCGGCCTGCAGCCATCGGAAGACCGCGTCGCGCTCGACAACTGGAACGGCAAGCTGCCGAGGCTGGAATCCGTCGTGCGCAACATGGCCGAGCTGGTCGCGTGGGCACACTTCCGCAGCAGCGGAAGGCAGACTTCCGCGATCGCCGACGACCTGATCGCGTTCGGCGAAGACAGCAAATGGCAATTGCCGTTGATCGAACTCGCGACACAGTGCGAAGCGCAGGTCGTCAGCGACTGGAAGGCATACTGCGAAGCGTTCGATCGCGGCGCCTTTACGCTGAAGGCGAAAGCGTGA
- a CDS encoding AraC family transcriptional regulator codes for MNLIGNPAGKALWFIESHFHEELSLDDIASCGRVSRFHLSRAFEAATGFAVMRYVRARRLTEAARRLARGAPDILAVAVDAGYGSHEAFTRAFREQFGLTPEALRAQGHLDNLALMEPIKMDESLLAHLEPPRFVDGKPLLVAGSSERYHCESSSGIPAQWQRFNAIFGKVPGQIGRVAYGVCYNADDSGNFDYLCGVEVADFSGLPDELSRVRIGTQRYAVFTHSEHISTIRRTWNTIWNKWLPESGHAPADAPNFERYSEQFNPVTGMGGVEIWLPLRN; via the coding sequence ATGAACTTGATCGGAAACCCTGCGGGAAAGGCGTTGTGGTTTATCGAAAGCCACTTCCATGAGGAACTGTCGCTCGACGATATCGCCAGTTGCGGTCGCGTCTCGCGCTTTCATCTGTCCCGCGCGTTCGAAGCGGCAACGGGCTTTGCGGTGATGCGCTACGTACGCGCGCGCCGCCTGACGGAAGCGGCGCGGCGACTTGCGCGCGGTGCGCCGGATATCCTCGCCGTCGCGGTCGATGCGGGTTACGGCTCTCACGAGGCATTCACGCGCGCGTTTCGCGAGCAGTTCGGGCTCACGCCCGAAGCGTTGCGCGCGCAAGGTCATCTCGACAACCTCGCACTCATGGAGCCGATCAAAATGGATGAATCACTTCTTGCCCATCTGGAGCCGCCACGTTTCGTGGACGGCAAACCGTTGCTCGTCGCGGGATCGAGCGAACGCTATCACTGTGAAAGCAGTTCGGGCATTCCCGCGCAATGGCAGCGTTTCAACGCGATCTTCGGCAAGGTGCCCGGACAGATCGGCCGCGTCGCGTACGGCGTGTGCTACAACGCCGACGACTCCGGCAACTTCGATTATCTGTGCGGCGTTGAAGTCGCCGATTTCTCGGGCTTGCCCGACGAACTAAGCCGCGTGCGCATCGGCACGCAGCGCTATGCGGTGTTCACGCACAGCGAGCACATTTCGACGATACGCCGCACGTGGAACACAATCTGGAACAAATGGCTGCCGGAATCCGGGCACGCGCCCGCCGATGCGCCCAACTTCGAACGCTACAGCGAGCAGTTCAATCCCGTGACGGGCATGGGCGGCGTCGAAATCTGGCTGCCGCTCAGGAACTGA